A region of Ictalurus furcatus strain D&B chromosome 1, Billie_1.0, whole genome shotgun sequence DNA encodes the following proteins:
- the hdac9b gene encoding histone deacetylase 9-B, whose protein sequence is MLQTIYEGDSYFSSDSFGKLRMPQEPHDSDMHNVNNSVDVKPEVPLALEPASPLDLRTDVRMPALGSDPNVWERQLQQELLLIQKQQQIQKQLLINEFQKQHENLIRQHQVQLQEHLKLQQELQVMKQRQEQLEKERKLEQQNQERELERHRRQQQVLILRSKERARESAMASTEVKQKLQEFLLSKSTKDTASNGSCHTFTQNSKLWFTASHHTSLEQSSPPLGGVSPSCKFPLPSLPDCRDDFPLRKTASEPNLKVRSRLKQKVAERRSSPLLRRKEGTVMTPFKKRALELMESTASSSSTGSGPSSPNRASSFPGADNGPSPLPSTIHTERWPSQPKLLGSDGSVSMLSLYTSPSLPNITLGLSAASSPISAGEGSGVLPVRQGLPAQLLGPVPLPVSMESKVSSSQQALLQHLLQKEQLRQQKIFSTGQSAGSVHPPSPLAMTERSSGSVRPKLPRHRPLNRTQSAPLPQSILAQLVIQQQHQHFLEKQKQYQQQVHINKLFSKSIEQLRHPNGHLHESEEEEGEDAFDHAMQEDSSPSSGVIRKCSPSLRSSNSSIHSPRMLSEEADAHARVIRIKQEPADSDDETHAKESLAEKKSAYLHQVEGRLVIQAMN, encoded by the exons ATGCTACAGACCATTTACGAGGGTGACTCCTACTTCTCCAGCGACAGCTTTGGCAAACTCCGGATGCCTCAGGAACCCCACGACAGTGACATGCACAACGTTAACAACTCAG TGGACGTTAAGCCTGAAGTACCACTGGCTCTGGAGCCTGCGTCTCCACTAGATCTACGGACAGACGTGAGGATGCCGGCCCTGGGCTCGGACCCCAACGTGTGGGAGCGGCAGCTGCAGCAGGAGCTGCTCCTCAttcagaagcagcagcagatcCAGAAACAGCTTCTCATAAACGAGTTCCAGAAGCAGCATGAGAACCTGATTCGCCAGCACCAGGTCCAGCTGCAGGAGCACCTCAAG CTGCAGCAGGAGCTGCAAGTGATGAAGCAGCGGCAGGAGCagctggagaaggaaaggaagttGGAGCAGCAAAACCAGGAAAGGGAACTGGAGAGACATCGGCGCCAGCAGCAGGTCCTAATCCTCAGAAGCAAAGAGCGGGCACGAGAGA GTGCAATGGCTAGCACAGAAGTTAAGCAGAAACTACAGGAGTTTTTGTTGAGCAAATCCACAAAGGACACAGCGTCTAATGGATCCTGCCATACATTCACACAGAACTCCAAACTGTGGTTCAC TGCCTCCCATCACACCTCTCTGGAGCAGAGTTCACCTCCTCTGGGAGGAGTGTCACCGTCATGCAAGTTCCCTTTACCCTCCCTACCGGACTGCAGGGATGATTTCCCTCTGAGGAAGACTG CCTCTGAGCCAAATCTGAAGGTACGCTCTAGGTTGAAGCAGAAGGTTGCAGAGAGGAGGAGCAGCCCTCTTCTGAGGAGAAAAGAAGGAACTGTCATGACACCTTTCAAAAAACGAGCCCTGGAACTAATGG AGTCGACAGCCAGTAGCAGCTCCACTGGTTCAGGCCCCAGCTCTCCAAATAGAGCCTCAAGTTTTCCAGGGGCTGACAATGGACCATCACCTCTACCATCCACCATTCACACTGAG cGTTGGCCCTCACAGCCGAAGTTGCTTGGCTCTGATGGTTCAGTGTCCATGTTGAGTCTCTACACATCACCGTCTCTGCCTAACATCACGCTGGGCCTCTCCGCTGCCTCCTCCCCCATCAGT GCTGGCGAGGGCAGTGGAGTGCTGCCTGTCAGGCAGGGTTTGCCCGCTCAGCTCTTGGGTCCTGTGCCTTTACCAGTCAGCATGGAGAGTAAAGTGAGCAGCAGCCAGCAAGCACTCCTACAGCACCTCCTGCAAAAGGAGCAGCTCCGCCAACAGAAGATCTTCTCCACTG GCCAAAGTGCTGGGTCTGTGCACCCTCCCTCTCCTCTGGCCATGACGGAGCGTTCCTCAGGCAGCGTGCGGCCCAAATTGCCACGCCATAGGCCCCTGAACCGTACCCAATCTGCACCACTGCCCCAGAGCATATTAGCTCAGCTTGTCATCCAGCAGCAGCACCAACACTTCCTTGAGAAGCAGAAACAGTATCAGCAACAGGTCCACATAAATAAG CTGTTTTCCAAGTCCATCGAACAGCTGAGGCATCCGAACGGGCACCTGCACGAGTcggaggaggaagagggagaggatgCGTTTGATCACGCCATGCAAGAGGACAGCTCGCCCTCTTCTGGAGTCATCCGCAAGTGCAGCCCCAGCCTCAggagcagcaacagcagcatccACAGTCCCAGAATGCTCAGTGAAGAGGCAGATGCTCACGCTAGGGTTATTAGAATCAAACAGGAGCCTGCtgacagtgatgatgaaacACATGCCAAAGAGAGCCTAGCAGAGAAGAAGAGTGCTTACCTTCACCAGGTGGAAGGAAGGCTGGTAATACAGGCTATGAACTGA